A segment of the Rhodothermales bacterium genome:
GCGCTGCGCCCGCGCCGGGACGGCCATCAGAACGAGAAGTAGAAACGTCGGGAATCGAGGCAGCATGGTCGGGTAGTTGAGCCGGATTGAGATTCCCGAAGGTAGCGATTTATGGCGAGAGTACCGCTACCCCCGCGGCGGCGACTGCCACAGCACGTGCACGATCATCCACTTCCCGTCGTACTTGCCGAGCAACAGATAATCCGTGCCCCACCACGCCACGACTTTCGCGCTGGCCGTCTGGTCCTGCACCTCGTAGATCGTGACCTCCTTCGGCGCGTCCGGCCGGGCCTTCCGGGCCGGATTGGCGGCGACGGCGTTGGCGAAATCCATCATCGCCTGGTACGACATCGGCTCGCCGGTGTAGGCCTCCTGCCCGCGCGGGATGTAATAGCCGAATTTGGTCACTGTCGGGTGCACGCTGCGGACGAGTTTGGTCGAATCCCCCTCGTAGAATCCCTCGATATAATCGAGCGCGGCGCGTCGTACGCCGGCGGTGTCGTCCTGGGCGCGGGCGGCCGGA
Coding sequences within it:
- a CDS encoding nuclear transport factor 2 family protein — its product is MKSIAGRLVCLLLFIAPAARAQDDTAGVRRAALDYIEGFYEGDSTKLVRSVHPTVTKFGYYIPRGQEAYTGEPMSYQAMMDFANAVAANPARKARPDAPKEVTIYEVQDQTASAKVVAWWGTDYLLLGKYDGKWMIVHVLWQSPPRG